In Chryseobacterium viscerum, one DNA window encodes the following:
- a CDS encoding helix-turn-helix domain-containing protein yields MTLGEKLKKARINKNFTQEYLAEVLNVSQKTYSNFENDKSKPAFSQVEDIAKALDVSVLDFLSGDGLSFNYDNVHGGNNGFIYQNQLPEKLIEQYEQRLKDKDAEIEFLKQLLGKK; encoded by the coding sequence ATGACGCTAGGAGAAAAACTGAAAAAAGCGAGAATCAATAAGAACTTTACCCAGGAATATCTTGCGGAAGTATTGAATGTCTCCCAGAAAACCTATTCCAATTTTGAGAACGATAAAAGTAAGCCCGCTTTTTCTCAGGTAGAAGATATAGCAAAAGCTTTAGATGTAAGTGTTCTTGATTTTTTGAGCGGAGATGGATTATCTTTTAATTATGATAATGTTCATGGAGGAAATAATGGCTTTATTTATCAAAATCAGCTTCCTGAAAAGTTAATAGAGCAATACGAACAAAGGCTTAAAGACAAGGATGCAGAGATTGAATTTCTCAAGCAGCTTCTCGGTAAAAAATAA
- a CDS encoding RNA polymerase sigma factor translates to MTQETFKNTVFILKDEMYRFAKRFVMSSDEAEDVVQDLMMKFWQKRDELGQFGNFKSYALKSVRNECLNRLKHHDVKIGFADMQLHRSELYSMEVDNLKEHIVGFINQLPEKQKMVIHLKDVEEYEVSEISEMLEMEENAVRVNLMRARQKVKEQISQLMSYEKRSITR, encoded by the coding sequence ATGACCCAAGAAACTTTCAAGAATACGGTGTTTATTCTCAAAGACGAGATGTATCGTTTTGCGAAGCGGTTTGTCATGAGCAGTGATGAAGCAGAAGATGTAGTACAGGATCTCATGATGAAGTTTTGGCAGAAGAGGGATGAGCTGGGGCAATTCGGAAATTTTAAATCCTATGCGCTGAAATCTGTCCGGAACGAATGCCTGAACCGCCTGAAGCATCACGATGTAAAGATCGGCTTTGCGGATATGCAGCTTCATCGCTCGGAGCTTTACAGTATGGAAGTTGATAACCTTAAGGAACATATTGTAGGATTTATCAATCAGCTCCCCGAGAAACAAAAGATGGTCATCCACTTGAAAGATGTAGAAGAATACGAAGTTTCCGAAATTTCTGAAATGCTGGAAATGGAGGAAAATGCAGTAAGGGTAAACCTGATGCGTGCGAGACAAAAAGTAAAAGAACAAATCTCACAACTGATGAGCTATGAAAAAAGATCAATTACAAGATAA
- a CDS encoding DUF4252 domain-containing protein, whose protein sequence is MKKIFFIIAIMLSSFATSSAQTEKLDKLFQDFEKNGRVTSINIKKPMFKLLNTIDVDDAYIGKIKPILNEVEGLKILIIPKITFPDRLKDENLANIKMNEDKTARINNALKSLNFNELMSMSSDGTSMKFLAEEEKDNYLENLVFNVDSKEENIIFILNGKMKLSDVNKIINSGETTTSSVTTSVRNDLTSGNTSSYLNGDNRNVGDFSKIDASVGVNVTYKQENTRSVKVIADADKLQYVITKVENGVLKIYVDNKGVRNLRFKNLNVNVSAPSINAIKTSSGSVFTAVNPVTENSLAIEAESGSIIKGTFNVKEAAAVEVSSGSVLDVDIKTSKLVLDTSSGASVSISGEAASAVIDISSGASCKADDLKIATAVVESTSGASLSLLVTDKLKVSVSSGAAVKLRGNPELDAKVDKVSGGSFRQIK, encoded by the coding sequence ATGAAAAAAATATTTTTTATAATAGCTATAATGCTAAGCAGCTTTGCAACTTCTTCTGCACAGACTGAGAAATTAGACAAGCTTTTTCAGGATTTTGAAAAAAATGGAAGAGTAACCTCTATCAATATCAAAAAACCGATGTTCAAGTTATTGAATACCATTGATGTTGATGATGCCTATATCGGAAAAATTAAACCTATTCTGAATGAGGTAGAAGGTCTCAAAATTTTGATTATTCCAAAAATCACTTTTCCGGATCGATTAAAAGACGAAAATCTTGCCAATATAAAAATGAATGAAGATAAGACGGCAAGAATAAACAATGCTTTGAAGTCTCTTAACTTCAATGAATTGATGTCAATGAGCAGTGACGGAACCTCTATGAAGTTCTTGGCTGAAGAAGAAAAAGACAACTACCTGGAAAATCTTGTTTTTAACGTTGATTCTAAAGAAGAGAACATTATTTTTATTCTTAACGGAAAAATGAAATTATCTGACGTTAACAAGATCATTAATTCCGGTGAAACAACTACTTCTTCTGTTACAACTTCTGTGAGAAATGATCTTACTTCAGGTAATACATCATCCTACCTGAACGGAGATAACAGAAATGTAGGTGATTTCTCAAAGATAGATGCCAGCGTAGGGGTAAATGTTACCTATAAACAGGAAAATACAAGGAGTGTAAAAGTTATTGCGGATGCAGATAAGCTTCAATATGTAATCACGAAAGTGGAAAACGGAGTTTTAAAGATCTATGTTGACAATAAAGGAGTTCGAAACCTGAGGTTTAAAAATCTGAATGTCAACGTTTCTGCTCCTAGTATTAATGCTATAAAAACATCATCAGGCAGTGTCTTTACAGCAGTGAATCCTGTTACAGAAAACAGTTTGGCAATTGAAGCAGAGTCCGGTTCTATTATTAAAGGAACATTCAATGTGAAAGAGGCCGCAGCAGTGGAAGTAAGCTCAGGGTCTGTACTGGATGTTGATATTAAAACATCAAAACTGGTATTGGATACTTCCAGTGGTGCAAGTGTTAGTATATCCGGAGAGGCAGCCTCTGCTGTCATTGATATCAGTAGTGGAGCATCTTGTAAAGCAGATGATCTTAAGATTGCTACAGCAGTGGTAGAATCTACTTCAGGTGCAAGTCTTTCTCTGCTGGTTACAGATAAACTAAAGGTAAGTGTTTCTTCAGGAGCCGCTGTAAAGCTGAGAGGAAATCCTGAACTGGATGCTAAAGTAGATAAAGTTTCAGGAGGAAGCTTTAGACAAATCAAATAA
- a CDS encoding DUF4252 domain-containing protein has protein sequence MKTLKNIFLAILTIGMLQSCIVSEKPNIDFFQNSKYDFKGARFASINVPMALAKSYIKKALREEGESEETVNLVKKASKIKVLTVTNGSKEMLNDYTQYLSDNHYEEWATIKHDGDNVNIRVKQDGDAIKNMLITVGSNSQDMVFVDVKGNFTPDDISKMINSVSVK, from the coding sequence ATGAAGACTCTTAAAAACATTTTCCTCGCTATTCTGACAATAGGTATGCTTCAGTCGTGTATTGTATCAGAAAAACCGAACATCGACTTTTTTCAAAACTCAAAATATGATTTCAAAGGAGCGAGGTTTGCAAGTATTAATGTACCCATGGCTCTTGCTAAATCGTATATTAAGAAGGCTTTAAGGGAAGAAGGCGAAAGTGAGGAAACAGTCAATCTGGTGAAGAAAGCTTCAAAAATAAAAGTTCTTACCGTAACAAACGGGAGTAAGGAAATGCTGAATGATTATACTCAGTATTTAAGTGATAATCATTATGAAGAATGGGCTACCATCAAGCATGATGGAGATAATGTCAATATACGGGTAAAACAAGACGGAGACGCTATTAAAAATATGCTGATCACTGTAGGTTCCAATAGCCAGGATATGGTTTTTGTAGATGTGAAAGGAAATTTTACTCCTGATGATATCTCAAAAATGATTAATTCTGTTTCTGTTAAATAA
- the guaB gene encoding IMP dehydrogenase, with protein sequence MSIHNKIVETAITFDDVLLVPSYSEVLPNQVSLKSRLTDKITLNVPIVSAAMDTVTEADLAIALARVGGLGFIHKNMTIAEQAAQVNRVKRSENGMISDPVTLSKDHTLGEARDLMSRYKISGLPVVDPNNVLIGIITNRDVKYQENLDMKVEEIMTKENLITSDKNTNLEKAKEILLKNRVEKLPIVDKDNKLVGLITIKDIDNQLEYPNANKDESGRLIVGAGVGVGEDTLTRIEALVKAGVDIVAIDSAHGHSKGVLDKISEIRKAYPNLDIVGGNIVTADAAKDLIEAGANVLKVGVGPGSICTTRVVAGVGVPQLSAIYNVYEYAKSQNVAVIGDGGIKLSGDIVKAIASGAGAVMLGSLLAGTDEAPGEEIIFQGRKFKSYQGMGSLSAMKRGGKERYFQSEAKKFVPEGIEGRVPHKGKLEDVIFQLTGGLRAGMGYCGAKDIETLQRDSKLVMITGSGLKESHPHDVIITQEAPNYSL encoded by the coding sequence ATGTCTATTCATAACAAAATTGTAGAGACAGCCATCACTTTCGATGACGTTCTTCTAGTCCCTTCTTATTCAGAAGTTTTACCTAACCAGGTTTCATTAAAATCAAGACTTACCGACAAAATCACGCTGAATGTTCCGATAGTTTCCGCTGCGATGGACACTGTTACTGAAGCTGATCTGGCTATTGCTTTAGCAAGAGTTGGAGGATTAGGTTTTATTCACAAAAACATGACGATCGCTGAGCAGGCTGCTCAGGTAAACCGTGTAAAGCGTTCTGAAAACGGAATGATCTCTGATCCGGTAACTTTATCTAAAGATCATACTTTAGGTGAAGCTAGAGATCTTATGTCAAGATATAAGATTTCCGGTCTTCCCGTAGTAGATCCTAATAATGTCCTGATTGGAATTATTACCAACAGAGATGTGAAGTATCAGGAAAATCTTGATATGAAAGTTGAAGAGATCATGACCAAAGAAAATCTGATCACTTCCGACAAAAATACCAACCTTGAAAAGGCAAAAGAAATCCTTCTTAAAAACAGAGTTGAAAAACTTCCTATCGTAGATAAAGACAATAAACTTGTAGGTTTAATTACCATCAAGGATATCGATAATCAACTGGAGTACCCGAATGCTAATAAAGATGAGAGTGGTCGTCTTATTGTAGGAGCAGGAGTAGGTGTAGGAGAAGATACATTGACAAGAATTGAGGCGTTGGTGAAAGCTGGAGTTGATATCGTAGCAATTGACTCTGCACACGGCCATTCTAAAGGAGTTTTAGATAAAATTTCTGAAATCAGAAAAGCATACCCGAACCTTGATATTGTAGGTGGAAACATTGTAACTGCCGATGCTGCTAAAGACCTTATTGAAGCAGGAGCAAATGTTTTGAAAGTAGGAGTAGGGCCTGGATCTATCTGTACAACCAGAGTAGTTGCCGGAGTAGGGGTTCCTCAGTTATCTGCGATCTATAATGTATACGAATATGCTAAATCTCAAAATGTAGCTGTAATTGGTGATGGAGGAATCAAGCTTTCTGGAGATATCGTTAAAGCTATTGCTAGTGGAGCAGGTGCAGTAATGCTGGGTTCACTTTTAGCTGGTACGGACGAAGCTCCGGGAGAAGAAATTATCTTCCAGGGAAGAAAATTCAAATCTTACCAGGGAATGGGAAGCCTTTCAGCAATGAAGAGAGGAGGTAAAGAAAGATATTTCCAGAGTGAAGCTAAAAAATTCGTTCCGGAAGGAATTGAAGGAAGAGTTCCACATAAAGGAAAATTGGAAGATGTGATTTTCCAGTTGACAGGAGGTCTGAGAGCTGGTATGGGATACTGTGGAGCAAAAGATATTGAAACGCTTCAGAGAGATTCCAAACTGGTAATGATTACCGGAAGCGGATTGAAAGAATCTCACCCGCATGATGTAATTATCACACAGGAAGCTCCGAATTATTCTTTATAA
- a CDS encoding zinc-dependent metalloprotease, which translates to MKKTILCGALLLSLSISAQQKKEWCDFDNEQRVHQKQNEEIDEMIRNIRNKVISSNQNTTAKNGSAYKIVNGVYEIPVVVHVIAPTGAAIGTTYNKSDAQIQAWLDRCNQMYAGTYQWSQGIPADFGTAATMPIKLVLAKRDPNCNATTGIVRYNGGTLPGYDANGVNRSGTSGVTTDQVKSIAPHWPEASYFNIYIMNKVDGGGTYGIMGWAGLPQNADANYESFMKSFVVTLQDDITLAHEFGHSMGLLHTFGNANAQPPQGTTSTTYCPAMTNNDCNKDDDQVCDTERSRSLLNDPAPTNNDMNYCTGANYQGVQYNMMNYTNPIAFKFTNGQHDRAALYFFLMRGALSTSLGATAPSAGAAIGTPIAATCNPAGVTNPNNYFVGPTLVKLGTINNATTGFWQNNASFYEDYTGAGCLKATSTELSATGTHNLQVNVSDSNNEVRVWIDYNNNGTFEASELVGSADNIVADPVTLIGTYNTTITAPASAVLNTPLRMRVLVDDENPNMTPCGQLKYGQVEDYTVKFVTNLGTSEVKADNGDLTVYPNPVATGDKIFIKAKNGKNLKVSISDMSGRLIASPSATEEGNGVFKVEQQLEKGVYMIQVSNGKDSKTSKLIIK; encoded by the coding sequence ATGAAGAAAACTATCCTTTGTGGGGCTTTGTTACTTTCCCTTTCAATCTCAGCACAGCAAAAAAAAGAATGGTGTGACTTTGATAATGAACAGAGAGTACACCAAAAACAGAATGAGGAAATTGATGAAATGATTCGCAATATCCGTAATAAAGTTATTAGCAGTAACCAAAATACTACTGCTAAAAATGGAAGTGCATATAAAATTGTAAATGGAGTTTATGAAATTCCTGTGGTAGTACACGTAATAGCACCTACTGGTGCTGCTATTGGTACAACGTACAATAAGAGTGATGCACAAATTCAGGCTTGGCTGGATCGTTGTAATCAAATGTATGCAGGTACATATCAATGGTCTCAGGGAATTCCTGCTGATTTTGGTACTGCTGCTACAATGCCAATTAAATTAGTATTGGCTAAAAGGGATCCTAACTGTAACGCTACTACGGGGATTGTTCGATATAATGGTGGTACTCTTCCAGGATATGATGCAAATGGGGTAAACCGTAGTGGAACAAGTGGTGTTACTACTGATCAGGTTAAATCAATTGCACCGCACTGGCCTGAGGCATCTTACTTTAATATCTACATCATGAATAAAGTAGATGGTGGTGGAACATACGGTATTATGGGCTGGGCTGGACTACCTCAAAATGCTGATGCTAACTATGAGTCCTTTATGAAATCTTTTGTGGTTACATTACAGGATGATATTACTTTGGCCCATGAATTTGGACATAGTATGGGACTGCTTCACACTTTTGGAAATGCTAACGCTCAACCGCCACAAGGGACTACTTCTACTACCTACTGTCCTGCGATGACTAATAATGATTGTAATAAAGATGATGATCAGGTTTGCGATACAGAAAGATCAAGAAGCTTACTGAATGACCCTGCACCTACTAACAATGATATGAATTATTGTACAGGAGCAAACTATCAGGGAGTACAGTATAATATGATGAATTATACAAACCCAATAGCATTCAAGTTTACCAATGGACAACATGATAGAGCTGCTCTTTATTTCTTCTTAATGAGGGGGGCGTTGAGTACTTCATTAGGAGCAACAGCTCCTTCTGCAGGAGCTGCGATAGGAACACCTATTGCTGCTACATGTAATCCAGCAGGAGTAACCAATCCGAATAATTATTTTGTAGGGCCAACTTTAGTAAAATTAGGTACTATTAATAATGCTACTACAGGATTTTGGCAGAATAATGCTAGTTTTTATGAAGATTATACGGGAGCAGGCTGTCTGAAAGCTACATCTACAGAACTTTCGGCAACAGGTACTCATAATCTTCAGGTAAATGTATCAGATTCAAATAATGAAGTAAGAGTTTGGATTGACTATAATAATAACGGAACATTTGAAGCTTCTGAACTTGTAGGTTCTGCTGATAATATTGTAGCAGATCCGGTTACGTTAATAGGAACTTACAATACTACCATTACAGCTCCTGCTTCAGCAGTACTTAATACTCCGCTTAGAATGAGAGTACTTGTAGATGATGAGAATCCTAATATGACTCCTTGTGGGCAATTAAAGTACGGACAGGTTGAAGACTATACTGTGAAATTTGTTACTAACTTAGGAACAAGTGAAGTGAAAGCAGATAATGGTGATTTAACTGTTTATCCTAACCCGGTTGCAACCGGAGATAAAATCTTCATTAAAGCTAAAAATGGTAAAAACCTGAAGGTTTCTATTTCTGATATGTCAGGAAGATTGATCGCAAGTCCATCTGCAACTGAAGAAGGGAATGGAGTTTTCAAAGTAGAGCAACAGTTAGAAAAAGGAGTATATATGATTCAGGTTTCTAACGGAAAAGATTCTAAAACTTCTAAATTGATCATCAAATAA